The region AACCGAGACCCATCCCGATTCCCATCCCGCCTCCGCCCACGACACCGCCGTAGAGCGCTCCCGCGTAACTCTGCAGGCGCTCTTCGGCCTGGATGCGCGTCTCGCCGTTGCGCGACGCCACGATCAACTGAAGGGAGCGAGTCTGGTAGTCCGAAGTTTCGGATCTCCACGTCAGGATGCGCCCGACCATCGATGTGTCGCCCGGTACATCGGTAGCCATCTGGATCTCCGTGACGATCTGCTCGTAGTCCTCGTCCCGCAGTTCGCCCGGGATGATCCGCTCGGCGCGAACCAGAAGCGGGGTGCCGGCCAGCGAGTCTCTGAGTCCCGTGGGCTCCGGGCCGTCGATGCGGGCCGCCGCCAACTGGATGTAGCGCGGCTCGATCCCCGCCTCCGCGGCCACCTCCTGCAGTGTGGCCAGCGTCATCCCGCGACCCTCCTGGCCACCGGGCCCACCGGCCTCGTTCGACCGCTGCAGCTCGGTGGCGTACTTCAGCAGACGGCCGACCTCCTTGTCGCTGTAGCGGCGGGGCGGACCTCGGCGCGGGGGGTCGTCCTGGGGCATGGCGATCTTCTACTGCTCCTCCCCGTACACGAACCGCTCCACCTCCCCGTGCACGCGCTTGACCGTCTTGGCGGACGGTCCTGCCGTGACGGCCGATACCGCAACGGCAACGACGAAGTTCGCGGCAAGGCCCCAGAGCCCGCCGTGGATGCCCATCGGGTTCGGATCGAGCAGGAGGGACCACCACAGGGTGGCCACGCCGGCGGCCAGCCCGGCCAGCACGCCCGCCTTGCTGAGCGAGCGGCCGCCCGGGAAGCAGATGCCGATGATGGCGGGAAGCAACTGGAGGGCGCCCGAGCCCGAGAGGTTGATGATGCTGACCAGCAGGGCGCCTTCCTGGAGCGACAGCCAGTAGGCCACCACCAGCAATGCCAGGACGATGGCCTGGCCGACGCGCACGTAGTGCTTCTGGCTGCGGTCCCGCACCAGGTAGCGCTGGTACACGTCCCGGGTCAGCACGGTCATGTTGGCGTGCAGGATGGAGTCCAGGGTGGACATGGCGGCCGCCGCCGCGCCGGCCAGGATCAGGCCGGTGAGCCAGGGGGGCGCGAAGGAGAAGAGCAGCTCCGGGAAGATGCGGTCCGCCTGGGCGAGGTCCGGGAGCACCAGGGCGCCCCCGAGGCCAACCAGAGCCGCCGGGATGTAGAGCGTCATCAGGTAGATGGGGGTTGTCGCGCCCAGCAGCTTGAGCGTCCTCCCGTCCACCGCCGTGTAGTAGCGGATCATCATGTGCGGCTGCAGCACGATGCCGAAGGACAGCGTGATGACCATCCCCACCCAGATGCCCGGCGTGAACAGCCCTTCCGGGCCGGGAAGCGTGAGCAGCTCGGGACGCTGCTCCGCCACCGCCCGCCAGAGCTCGACCGGCCCCCCGAACAGCTCGAAGGAGAGCACCAGCGCCCCCGCCCACACCGCGACGTACATCCACACGCCCTGCATGACGTCGGTCCAGTAGACCGCCCGCAGCCCGCCGATCGCCAGGTGCACCGCGGCCACCGCGAGCATCACGAACACGCCGACCTCGAACGAGATGCGCCCGTCCGAGGCGACCTCCACGATGTAGCCCAGCGCGAGGGCCTGCACCTGGATGTAGAGGATGGTGAAGAGGACCGAGAACAGCGCGATCGCCACCCGAACCGCCTCGGATTCGTAGAAGTCGGCCAGCATGTCCGCCGGGGTGATGTAGCCGAACGTCTTCCCCAGCGCCCAGATGCGGGTGCCGATGACGTAGGTGATGGCGCCGACCAGCACGGTCCACGCCCCGGCCGCCCAGAAGCCGATGCCGTGGGTGTAGAAGAACCCGCCCGAACCCAGGAACGCGAAGGCCGAGTGGAAGGTGGCCACCACCGTCAGGTATAGAACCACAAACCCCGTGCGCCGGCCGGCCAGGAGGAAGTCCTCCATGTCCACCGACATGTGCCGGTTGGCCACCACGGCCACCCCGAGCGTTATCAGCAGGTAGATGAAGATCAGGCTGGTGGCGACGACCCAGGTTTCCATCAGGGAGCCACCTCTACAAACCCCGCCGGTAGGCCCAGATCAGCACGCCGATGAGCACCGAGTAGACCACGAAGAGCGCGACGTACAGGAACGGCAGCCCGAGGAAGGTCGGCTCGATCCGGTTCAGCACCCTGTGCGTCACCGGCGGCATGGCGAGCATGAACAGCAGGACGAACGCAACCACCGCGATGCGCCCGTCGCGGGTGCGCGGCCAGAGATGGCTACGGGGAGGATCGGGTCGGGACATGGCCGGGAAAGATGCCCGGGGCAGCGGCTGCGGGCAAGCGCCCGCCCCTCAGTTCAGCAGCATCGGCTGCCCCAGCAGCCTGGCCGGGTCGGCCCCCGGCCTGGGCACGAACTTCTGCACGTGCCCGCCGTTGTAGGAGGCGACGTACAGGTTGCCCTCCTGATCGACCGCCGCCTGGTGGGGCAGCACCAGCCCGCCCGGCCACGGCGGCCGCCCGATCGCGCCCGCCTCGCCGTACGCTCCCCAGGTGTCCTGCAGCCGCCCGTCGCGGTCGTACTTGAGCAGCCGGTTGAGGGTCGCGTCCAGCACCCACACGGCATGGCTCTCGTCGATGTAGATGTTCACCGGGTCGAAGATATCGGGCCATTCCTCGATGAACTCGCCGTCCTCGGTAAACACCTGAATCCGGCTGTTGCGGCGATCCGCCACATAGACGCGCCGGTCCGCGTCCACCGCGATGCTGTGCAGCAGGTCGAACTCCCCGGGCCCGTCGCCGGGCGTGCCCCACTCCATCAGGTACTCGCCCTCGGCGCTGAACTTGACCACCCGGGTCTTCCAGTAGCCGTCCGCCACGTAGAAGCTCCCGTCCGGCAGGAAGGCGATGTCGGCCTGGCGCCCGAACACGTACGGCTCGTCGTTGGCGCGCGCCTCCACCATGGTCGTGGGATAGTTCGCCTGCCCGATCTCCATCACCAGCTCGCTGCCGTCGTTGGTAAACTTGAAGATCTGCATGCGCCGGTTGTCGATGACCCAGACGTGCCGCTCCGGGTCGTAGGGACTGATGTAGACCGTGTGCGGCTCGCGCATGATCGAGTCCCACTGGCTCCAGTTCTCGATGATGTTGCCGTTGCGGTCGACCACCACGATGAAGTTGCCGGGGCGCGCCTGCTCGGCCCACGGGCGGTCGTCGTCGAAGTCCACCGGGAGGTCGCCCCGGGTCACCACGATGATGCGGTCGGGGTTGTCCACCGCCACGCCCGCGACACGTCCCCAGGTCCAGTCCTCGTCGTGGCTGGCGGCGGCCTTCCACCACCCCTCCACCACCTCGTAGTGGCCGGTGCGGTCGTCGCCCCCCTTCGGGCCGGCGGCGTCATCCGTCGCGGGCGATGCCTCAGGGACGGGCCCGCAGCCGGTGAGGGCCGCCAGGAGCGCGACCGGTGTCCACCAGTACGGCGAGACGGCCACCCGCGCGCGGTCCCGGGTCCTCGACGAGTCGATTCTCATGACGTCCTCCTCAGGGCGGGATGCTTCTTCGGGGCCGAGTCCGCTGACGCGCCGGCAAGGAACGAGCCGACCCCGGAGCCGGCAAGCCCCGGGGTCGGTGCGTCACAAACCCGCGTCCGGCGTCGAACCAGTCTAGAAGCCGACGGGCCGCGTGGCCGGATCGCAGAGCGTTGCACGATCGGCGATGGTCGTGTTCTCGTTCAGGTGATACTCGTTGTCGGGCATGAGGAAGCGAACCCCGCCCTGCAGCTGGTGGCCGCCGCGCAGAGTGGCGCCCACATCCCGCGGGAACCAGAGCAGATCCGGGTTCTGGAGCTTGGTCATGAAGTAGCGGGCCTCGAGGAAGAGTGCCCGGCGCCGCTCCTCGATGATCATGTAGCGGATCTCCTCGGCATCGCCCGGATTCGCGTAGGTCACCAGCGGCAGCCCGTCGGCGGCCCGGAGCTCGTTGACCAGGTCGATCGCCCGTTGGCCGCCCTCGACCTCCGCGCGAATCAGCACCATCTCCTTCCAGTTGACCAGGGGAATGTCGGCGCCCTCCGCGTCGTACCTGGCGTTGACGAAGGACTCCACCCCGACCCCCTGGATCTCCGCCTCCATGTGCTGCACGCGCGAGTCGGGCACGGCGGCGTCCTCGTCCATCATGCGATGGTCGCCCGCCGTGCGGATCGGAATGCCGTCCGCCCGGATCGCCCGCCCGTCGGGCAGGATCCCCAGGTTCAGGTAGCCGGTGAAGGGAATGACATCTGGCCACGGGGCACCGGTCACCGGGTTGGGCGGTCCCTCCCACCAGTCGATGACGTCGTACAGCTCACCGTAGTGAATGAAGGTGCCGGCGTAGTAGGGCTTGTTGCGGCGCACCGGGTCTCCCGGATCCCGGGTGACGTAAGCGACGAACCCCTGTGGCACCTGCTGGGCATCGGCCAGCGCACCCGAGCCGTCGCCGGCCATCCAGCGCGCCTGCGCACGCAGCCCGTACGCCATGGCCTGGGCGCTCGAGGCGATATCGAAAGGCATCTCGAAGTCTCCGGAACTCCCGATCTCGCCGAGAGCCCGCGTGAGCCGGTCCTCGGCCATGCCCAGGGTCTCCGCAGGCGTCATCAGCGGTCCCCCGTCGATGGACACTTCGCACATCGTTGAGCCCATCAGGTTGAAGACGGCCCCCTCGTATAGGGAAGCGATCGCCAGAAACCGGGCCCGATTGGACACCTGATCGGCAGTCCACTCGTTCTCGAGCTTGTCGTGCAGTCCGGCGGCGAAGCTGCGCGCGGTCATGAAGTCGAGGAACCGGAATTGGTAGTTGTACTGGAAGTGTCCGCAGTCGGTGCCGCCGCTGCAGAGATAGACTTCACCGCCGTCCTCGCGGCCGTGAATCTCCCATACGTAGTCGTTGTAGGTGTTCTGAAAGTGGGTGATGATGGTGTTGACCTGGGTCTGGGCCCCGGCCGGATCCACCAGCGCCTCGTCCGTGAGCTGGGCGGGCAGGTCGACCTCCAGCACATCGCTGCAGGCGCCGAGCACCGCAAGCGAGAAGCCCGTCACCAGCACGGCGAGCGCTTGCCGCATCCAATGCGCGGTACGCGCGTATTCAGGAAAGCTGTTCATATGCATCTATCCTCCGACGGTATTTCGTTCCCGGACAACATCAGAAGGTGACCCGCATCTCGAGGTGCATGCTCGTAAGCGGCGCCATGAGCCTGTGGTTCGCGCTCCCGAAATCGGACGTGCCCATTTCGGGGTCGAGAACCGGGAGACCGGGATTCCCGGCCTGCGTGCCGAGGAAGTTGCCCACCTCCTTCTGGCGCTGCCAGATGGTCCACAGTTCGCGGCCCGAGAAGGACAGCGACGCGCGATCCGCCCCTATGCGATTGGCCATCGCCTGGGTGAAGTTGTAGCGGACCCCGACCTCGCGGAGCTTCCAGAAGTCGGCGTCGAAGTAGCCCCAGGTTGCCTGGGAGCGATACCGGTCACCCGCGACCCAGACCGGGTCGCACTCGCAGCGGGAGTCGTAGCTGTTGTTGTAGCGGTGCCCCCACTCCTGCGCGCCGTCCAGCCCCACCTTGCCGTAGCCGCCGTCGGCCAGCAGGTGGATGGAGACGGCGTTGTCGAGGAGGCTGATGCTCGGGTTGACGGAGAACCTGTACGGGAAGAAGGCCGGTCCGGCCATGATGTTGTACCCGGCGTCCGCGCAGGGAATCAGGGGTCCCCCGAGGATCACGCCGTATTGATCGGTCGGCCCGGTGCCGGAGGGAACCGTGGCCGGAGTGCCATCCGGACCGATGATGACGCCCGCGTCGCACATGGCGCTGACGTTCTCGCCGTAGGCGTTCCGGACCGGACCGTTGGGGTCGAACTGAGCCGACATCACGTAGTATCTGGGCTCGGAGTAGTTCGGGTACGGCAGCCCGATCCGGATCTCGCGGGTGCCCGCGAACGATCCCAGGTCCTTGATCCGGTTCATGACGTAGGACCCGTTCAGTCCCAGGTTGACGGAGATGCCCGACCCCTCGTAGAGCCGGGTGTTGACCGAAGCCTCCCATCCCCAGTTGTCGATGCGGCCCAGATTGCGCTGGGTGACTCCGCCGAAGCCAAGGCTGGGCGGAAGGGCCACGGCCAGGAGCGCATCCTCGTTCTTCTGGTCGAAGTAGGTGAACTCGGCGGATACCCGGTCGTCCAGCAGCGCGACGTCGAACCCGACCTCGAGCTCCGTGCTGCGTTCGGGACCCACGGCCGGGTTGCCCGGATTCGACGGATCGAGAGCCGTCGTTCCGCCGGCCCCGGGGATGACGCTGTACTGGTTGGTTCCGGCAAAGGCGTCCGGCTGCCGGCCGGCCTGGCCCCACGCGCCCCGCAGGCGGAACGAGTTGACCATGTCGAAGTTCCAGAAGCTCTCTTCGGACATGACCCAGGTGGCCGAGACCTTGGGATAGGTCTCGGGCTCGAGCTCGGCGCCGAACGCCGAGTTGTCGTCGAAGCGCACCGCGCCGGTAAGGAACAGCCGGTCGTTGTAGCTGAACTCCTCCTGCACGTAGAAGCCGATGGACTTGTTCTCGATGTAGTCGAAGTTGAGATCGGCGCTCGCAGGCGGAGTCTGGTTGACGGTGCGCGAGAAGGGAGACGCGAATCCCCGTCCGGTGGTGCCGAGCATGGAGAGGCGCTCGAAGTAGTACTGCGCACCCACGGAGGTCGCGGTTCCCCAGGAGTCGGTCAGCGGCACCCGGGCGGTGGCGGACCAGTCCGCCGTGAAGTTGGTGGTGACCGGCCGCTCAAGAACGACCAGCCCGGAGGCGGTCTCCTCGTACACCGGCGACAGCTGCACCTCGAGGGGCCAGAGCACGTTGTTCTCGTCCCAGCCCTTGTCCAGGCCGACCACGACCCGCGACGAGAGCCAGTCGCCGGTGGTGAAGTTGAGCGTGCCGCTTCCGGTGAAGCGGCTGAACTCGCGCGTCGCCTCGAGCTTGGCCACGTCCGAGGGGAGGTGCTCCTGGAACCCCATCAGCCGCGCGCATGCGTTGCGCCCGTTGATGCGCGGATAGCAGAAGCCGTTGCCCCACGCCAGGTCCTCCCAGATGCCGCCGTCCCCGTCCGCGGGCGACAGGAACCTCGTCTTGCCGTCCACATATCCGGTGGAGACGTCGAGCGAAAAGTTCTCGGAGAAGACGACGCCGACGTTGGCGCGCAGGCGCAACGCCTTGTTCCAGTTGTAGTAGGTGATTCCTTCGTCGTTGTCGTAGTTCCCGGAGAGGAAGTAGCGGTAGTTCTGGGTGCCGCCGCGCACACCCAGGTTGTAGCTCTGGCTGAGACCTCTCTGGAACAGCTCGTCCTGCGGCCACGGGAAGGCTCCCTGGTCGATCAGGACGTTCGACTCCTCGTAGGCGTTGTAGGGCACCAGCCCGTCGCCCTCGCGGCAGGGCGGGTCGAAGCTGTTCTGGCACGTCCACTTGGTGCCGATGCGCGCCGCCGGATTGCGCAGGTAGTTGGTGCCCATGCGCACCGAGGCGTCGAACTGCGCCTCGCCCTCGGCGCCGCGCTTGGTGATGATCTGAATCACCCCGGCGGACGCTTCGGTGCCGTACAGCGTGGCGGCCGCGGGTCCCTTGATGATCTCGATGCTCTCGATGTCCTGGGGATTGAAGTCGTTGAGAACGTTGACCTCCCGCTCGTTGCCCAGATCGGGTCCGGCCTGCGAGTTGTTGTTCACGCGCACGCCGTCGACGTAGATGAGGGGATTGGAGCCCAGATTGAAGCTCCCGGTGCCCCGGACCTCGATCGCCGACCCGGTCCCGACGTTCCCGCCGGCCCTGGCGAACTGCACGCCGGGGGTCCGGGCGGTCAGCAGGTCCTGCATGTTGAGCACCGCCACCTCCTGGGTGACCTGCGCAGCCTCCAGCGTGGCCACCGCGTTGCCGATCGCGCGCCGCTGGGTACCGCCGGGCGTCCCCGTCACGATGATCTCGTCGAGCCCGAGCGCCTCCTCGGTGAGCTGGAAGTCCAGCAGCGTGGTCTCGTCGGCCGTGACTGTCACCTCGATGGTCGAGGACGTATAGCCGATGCGCTGGGCTGTGACCGAGTGGGTGCCGGCGGGCACGCCCGCCAGGAGATAGCGCCCGTTCTGCTGCGTGAGGGCGCCGATGCTGGGTTCGGCGATGAAGACCTGGACCGCGGCCAGGGGCTCGCCGGTCTGCCGGTCGGTTACCGTTCCCGTCAGGGTCGCCTGCTGCGCCTGCACGCCCGGCACAAGCACGAGGAAGGCCGCCGCGGGCAGGGAAAGAAGACAAAGTCGTCGAAGCATGGCTCCTCCAGGGTGAGGGATGGTTGGGGCGCCACGGCGAGATGGGACCCGGGGCGGCGCCAGGCGGGGACGGAGCAAAAGGAGAGCACTCCGGGAGGTGGGTCACACGGGACACGCTGCGGGCGAACGGAAGGCAGCGCTTACCAGCCCCGGCGACGCCGGCAGCGGAATTCCTCCGGCAGTCCGCGAATCTCGATCGGGAAAGCTGATCGCCCGCTTGACTGATACGGGGCGGGGTTCCGCGTGTCAAACGGCGCGGTAGTACGGGGTTACGCTCGGCGGTCCGGCCAATCCCGCGCGCGAACTCAGCCCGGACCCGATCGAGTCTCGATATGGATGGAGCCGTCCGCGGATCCCTGAAGGAATGCCGAGGCCGCCCCGCGCAGCACCCGGATGTTGCGTACATCGCGCGCCGGAATCTGGCTCAGCACCTCCATGGCGGGGCCGAAGGTTCCGATCCGGACCCCGTCGAGGAACACCGCCGGTTCGCCGCCGAGCCCGAAGGTCCCGGTCCCGCGCAGGCGCACCGGGTTCGTGTTCAGGCCCAGATTCCCGGAGTTCGGGTTCATGTCCAGGACCTTGCGGGCCACGAGTTCGGCGGCGGTCCTGGCTTCGCCCGTGGCGGCCGGCGGGGTCGCGAGCTCTCCCAGGATGACATCGGTCCTGGGCATCATGACCTGCATGTAGAGCACGACGTCGCGCGCCACCTCCACCTGCTCCACCACCACCGGGTATCCCGGCGCCTCGATGCGCACGGCCAGGGCGCCGAGCGGCACGCCCTCGAACGAGAAGGTGCCGTCCCCGCCGGTAACCGCCTCAAGCCCGGTGCCGACCACCGTCACCCTGGCCGAGTCGATGAGAGACAGCGTGGCCTGATCTGCGACAACGCCGTGGAGCGGTCTCTGGGCCAGGACCGACGCCGGCCCGAGGACGACGGCGGGGATGAGGGCCAGAAGGCCGACCCTCGCGCGCACGGCGGACAGGAACTCGCTTGGCAGGCCGGAAAGCAGATTCATCGGACCTCCATCGGTCCAGGTGGCCTATCACTACAGGTGAGTATACGCGCATCGGGAGGTTCACGCCCGGTGCCGGGCCCCGAGGTGAGACGGGCCGTGGGCTGGTGACCCCGCGGCCGCAGGGAACGAAAGGAGTTGGGTACGCCGATGCCGCGAGGCGCCCGCAACATGTGGTCTCCGCCGGCAAACCGGCTGAGCTTGCTACCGGTGACGTTGCTGGTGGCCGCGCTGGCCGCCTGCACTTCGACGCGGGGTGAGCCGCGGCCTCCCGGCCGTGTCGAGGGAATCTCCCTGGAGGTCAACAACCAGAGCCGCAACGCCGTGACCATCTACGTGTGGAGCGACACCTACCAGAACCGCCTGGGGATGGTCGAGGCGCTCAACCGCGACACCTTCAACTTCCGATGGAACCTGGCAGGGCGCGTGTACTTCCTCATGGACTTTCTCGCCCAGGGATGCGTGCTCTCGGAGCCCATCGACGTCATCGACGGAGACGAGCTCATTCTCACCGTCCAGCCCATCGACCACCGGCGCGCCTCCCGCGCGGCCTGCAGCAGGCCGTAGATCGCCGGTCCGGACGGCGTGAGCCGCCGCCGCGCGATGCGTCTCTACGGCGTACCCGCCCCTACGAGCTCGTACCGATAGCCTAGCGCGCGACCCTCGATGGAGACCCGGAAGTCCGCGCTGGCGCCCGGCGCCGGAGCGGCGGCCTCCAGGAACCTCTCTCCCAGCACTCCGGCGTTGTCGTAGAAGACGAAACGCAGCCTTAGCGGCGCGCCCTCCGGCAGCGCGTTCCCCACGATGCGTCCCTGAACCAGCGTCCCCTCGTCGGTCACGCGCAGCCTCAGGCCGTCGAGGTGGACGGGCAGGCCGTCGGAACGCGCCACCCCGGCGCGCGCGCCGGCTTCGTCTCCGGTCTCCAGCCGGGCCCGCGCCGTGATGAGATGCGCCGCCTCGCTCAGCGGATCGACCGCCAGCAGCCGGTCGCCGGCGTCGGCGAGCGCCGCCCACGCCTCGTCCGCGAACAGCGCGTTGGCGTAATTGAACCACGCGTCCCGCGAGTCGGGCTGCCTTTCCGTGAGGAGCTCGAACGCGCGGGCGGCCTGCTCGTAGCGCGATGAGCGAAAGAGCGTGATCCCCAGGTTGAACAGGTCGGCCGCGGCCAGCGACTCGTCGGTGAGGAGCGAAGCGTAGAGTTCGGCGGCTTCGTCCACGCGCCCGAGTTCCACCAGCGTCCTCGCGAGATCGCTGCGCACCCGGATGCTCCCGGGATCCCGGGCAAGCTGCTCCCGGAGCAGCGGTTCGACGTCGGCGAAGCGGCCGGTGGCGAGGAGGAGCTGCACCAGCCGACTCTCGGTGTCGGCGCGGAGTTCGGCGCGCAAGCGCAACTCGTCCTCCTCGAGCACGCGGGTCGCAGGACGTCTCTCCAGGCCGCGCAGCGCATCCTGATACACGCGGATGGCTTCGTCCCCGCGCTCCAGCTCCACCAGCAGGCTGGCCAGGTTTCGATGCGCCGCGGGCTGCAGGTCGTAGATCTCCGTGGCCCGGAGCCAGTGCTGGGCAGCCGCATCCGTCTCGCCCCTCGC is a window of Gammaproteobacteria bacterium DNA encoding:
- a CDS encoding sodium:solute symporter family protein, whose amino-acid sequence is METWVVATSLIFIYLLITLGVAVVANRHMSVDMEDFLLAGRRTGFVVLYLTVVATFHSAFAFLGSGGFFYTHGIGFWAAGAWTVLVGAITYVIGTRIWALGKTFGYITPADMLADFYESEAVRVAIALFSVLFTILYIQVQALALGYIVEVASDGRISFEVGVFVMLAVAAVHLAIGGLRAVYWTDVMQGVWMYVAVWAGALVLSFELFGGPVELWRAVAEQRPELLTLPGPEGLFTPGIWVGMVITLSFGIVLQPHMMIRYYTAVDGRTLKLLGATTPIYLMTLYIPAALVGLGGALVLPDLAQADRIFPELLFSFAPPWLTGLILAGAAAAAMSTLDSILHANMTVLTRDVYQRYLVRDRSQKHYVRVGQAIVLALLVVAYWLSLQEGALLVSIINLSGSGALQLLPAIIGICFPGGRSLSKAGVLAGLAAGVATLWWSLLLDPNPMGIHGGLWGLAANFVVAVAVSAVTAGPSAKTVKRVHGEVERFVYGEEQ
- a CDS encoding 6-bladed beta-propeller, which codes for MRIDSSRTRDRARVAVSPYWWTPVALLAALTGCGPVPEASPATDDAAGPKGGDDRTGHYEVVEGWWKAAASHDEDWTWGRVAGVAVDNPDRIIVVTRGDLPVDFDDDRPWAEQARPGNFIVVVDRNGNIIENWSQWDSIMREPHTVYISPYDPERHVWVIDNRRMQIFKFTNDGSELVMEIGQANYPTTMVEARANDEPYVFGRQADIAFLPDGSFYVADGYWKTRVVKFSAEGEYLMEWGTPGDGPGEFDLLHSIAVDADRRVYVADRRNSRIQVFTEDGEFIEEWPDIFDPVNIYIDESHAVWVLDATLNRLLKYDRDGRLQDTWGAYGEAGAIGRPPWPGGLVLPHQAAVDQEGNLYVASYNGGHVQKFVPRPGADPARLLGQPMLLN
- a CDS encoding SusC/RagA family TonB-linked outer membrane protein, which encodes MLRRLCLLSLPAAAFLVLVPGVQAQQATLTGTVTDRQTGEPLAAVQVFIAEPSIGALTQQNGRYLLAGVPAGTHSVTAQRIGYTSSTIEVTVTADETTLLDFQLTEEALGLDEIIVTGTPGGTQRRAIGNAVATLEAAQVTQEVAVLNMQDLLTARTPGVQFARAGGNVGTGSAIEVRGTGSFNLGSNPLIYVDGVRVNNNSQAGPDLGNEREVNVLNDFNPQDIESIEIIKGPAAATLYGTEASAGVIQIITKRGAEGEAQFDASVRMGTNYLRNPAARIGTKWTCQNSFDPPCREGDGLVPYNAYEESNVLIDQGAFPWPQDELFQRGLSQSYNLGVRGGTQNYRYFLSGNYDNDEGITYYNWNKALRLRANVGVVFSENFSLDVSTGYVDGKTRFLSPADGDGGIWEDLAWGNGFCYPRINGRNACARLMGFQEHLPSDVAKLEATREFSRFTGSGTLNFTTGDWLSSRVVVGLDKGWDENNVLWPLEVQLSPVYEETASGLVVLERPVTTNFTADWSATARVPLTDSWGTATSVGAQYYFERLSMLGTTGRGFASPFSRTVNQTPPASADLNFDYIENKSIGFYVQEEFSYNDRLFLTGAVRFDDNSAFGAELEPETYPKVSATWVMSEESFWNFDMVNSFRLRGAWGQAGRQPDAFAGTNQYSVIPGAGGTTALDPSNPGNPAVGPERSTELEVGFDVALLDDRVSAEFTYFDQKNEDALLAVALPPSLGFGGVTQRNLGRIDNWGWEASVNTRLYEGSGISVNLGLNGSYVMNRIKDLGSFAGTREIRIGLPYPNYSEPRYYVMSAQFDPNGPVRNAYGENVSAMCDAGVIIGPDGTPATVPSGTGPTDQYGVILGGPLIPCADAGYNIMAGPAFFPYRFSVNPSISLLDNAVSIHLLADGGYGKVGLDGAQEWGHRYNNSYDSRCECDPVWVAGDRYRSQATWGYFDADFWKLREVGVRYNFTQAMANRIGADRASLSFSGRELWTIWQRQKEVGNFLGTQAGNPGLPVLDPEMGTSDFGSANHRLMAPLTSMHLEMRVTF
- a CDS encoding carboxypeptidase regulatory-like domain-containing protein, whose amino-acid sequence is MNLLSGLPSEFLSAVRARVGLLALIPAVVLGPASVLAQRPLHGVVADQATLSLIDSARVTVVGTGLEAVTGGDGTFSFEGVPLGALAVRIEAPGYPVVVEQVEVARDVVLYMQVMMPRTDVILGELATPPAATGEARTAAELVARKVLDMNPNSGNLGLNTNPVRLRGTGTFGLGGEPAVFLDGVRIGTFGPAMEVLSQIPARDVRNIRVLRGAASAFLQGSADGSIHIETRSGPG
- a CDS encoding tetratricopeptide repeat protein gives rise to the protein MRPSPAAGALLAGMLFLGCAVGRGPSGPLRSATGIVYPPGVPPAETRFSQTATLYLNINGEEEAALAQALEGIEADPGNSIHYFLAGVAGTRLGEYRDADRWFVEAERIYPAYELEIEPEREAAWARAFNAGLEAYARGETDAAAQHWLRATEIYDLQPAAHRNLASLLVELERGDEAIRVYQDALRGLERRPATRVLEEDELRLRAELRADTESRLVQLLLATGRFADVEPLLREQLARDPGSIRVRSDLARTLVELGRVDEAAELYASLLTDESLAAADLFNLGITLFRSSRYEQAARAFELLTERQPDSRDAWFNYANALFADEAWAALADAGDRLLAVDPLSEAAHLITARARLETGDEAGARAGVARSDGLPVHLDGLRLRVTDEGTLVQGRIVGNALPEGAPLRLRFVFYDNAGVLGERFLEAAAPAPGASADFRVSIEGRALGYRYELVGAGTP